The nucleotide window GTCGTAAGCGTCCTCGACAGAAGACAACTCCCCTACGCCAGCAACAAATATCCCATCGGCGTGATGAACGAATTTACCACCGCACATCACGTACTCGACATCGGCGAAGAAAACCGCCACTACGGCGAAAACTCGCCCTGGGGGTTCGGATATGGACACGTCATGTTCCTCAACATCCGCAACCTCATCCAACCCGTCAGCCGCGGCCACATCCTCACAGCGCAATTCGACCCCGACTATCCCCCCCTGTGCTTTTGCTGTGACGAAGCCCGCGATCAGGGCGGCATTGTGATATGGTGTCACAATGGTCGCGGCATGGAAGCCCCCATTGCCGCGGCACTGGGCAAACTGGACGCCTTCAACCTCTTCGACCCCTTCTGGATGGACCCCGAATACGACCTGTGGTACAAACTGCTCAACTGCGGCATCGCCTTGCCCGCCTCTACCGGCACCGACTGGTTCGTCTGCTCCAACAACCGCGTCTATGTCAACACCAGAGGCGCGTTCTCCTACGAAAACTGGATAACCGGTATGAAATCGGGCAACACCTTTATCACCAATGGTCCCGCTATTGACCTGAACGTAAACGACCACCCCATGGGCGCCACAGTTGAATTGCCCTCTGGCGGCTCGCTCGACATAGAATCCACATTCACGTCCTATTACCCCATTCACTGCGCCGAAATCGCGATGAATGGCCGCATCATTCATAGGGAAAACTATCCCGAAGGCAAACGCGAAGGCGCCATTCGCCATCGGGTCAATATCGACCGCGACGGCTGGGTCGCAGCCCGGCTCTGGGGCAACCAGCGCGACAGCTTTGACCAATCGATCTACGCACACAGCAGTCCGGTTTATTTTGCCTGCGGCCGTCCACCTGCCGAACGCAACGAATCCGCACAGTATTTTCTCAACGGTATCGAAGACGCGCTCAAATGGATCGACACCTATGGTCGTTACAACACCGACCAGCAACGTGAAGAAGTCATAGACCTGTTCCGACAAGGACGAGAGGCGTATGCGAGTCTGATAAATTGAAAACCTCGAACAAGAAACTACAACACCATGACCGAAGACGAAAAATATCTCTTTGACCTCAACGGGTATCTCGTCGTTGAAAACGTTTTAACCGAAGACGAACTCGCCCTGGCTAACGAAGCGGTTGATCGCCACCTCGAAAAGGGGCGTATCCGCCCGAGAGAACAGCGTCTTGACGGCGACTCACCAGCCCTTGAAGGCACGCATGGTCGCGGCGAACTCGGCAGCCTCATCCACTGGGACGAACCCTGGTGCAACCCCTTCCGCGACATGCTGGCGCATCCCCTCATTGTGCCCTATCTCAACGAAATACTCGGCAAAGGCTTTCGCATCGATCACCAGATGTTCCTGCTCTGGATGGACAAAGGTGCCGAAGGCCATCGCTTCCACGGCTCCTCTGGACCCGGATTTGACCCCAACCAGTATTATATATTCAGAGATGGCAAAATGCACAACGGCCTCACCGTCGTCTCCATCCAGCTCACAGATGTCAACCCGGGCGACGGCGGTCTCTCCCTCATCCCGGGATCGCACAAAAGCAATTATCCCTGTCCGCAGGAAATGCGCCTGTATCAAAAATACCAGGAACACATCCGCCAGATCACCTGTAAGGCAGGCGACGCAATCATCTTCACCGAAGCCGTCACACACGGCACCCTGCCCTGGACAGCAGACCATCCACGGCGGTCAACGCTCACCCGCTACACCGCCGGCAACATGGCGTATGTACGCGCCTACGACATACCCGAATGGGCAAACGAACGACAACGCGCAGTCATGGAACCGCCCTATCACACGCGGCTAAATCGCCCAACACTCGAAGAATGATCAGACCTGGCATCAGCGAAAGAGCACATCCCGTATGGAACCAATAACGAGAAGAGCACTCATCCATTCCGGCCTTGCCTGTTGCGCGATCGCCCCATGGTTGAAAACTCTGATAGCGGTCGCCAACACCGACCAGCTTGAACCACAAACAAGGAGGCACACCATGACACGGACATCATCTGGCGTCACCGACACCGAGATCATACTCGGTGTATCCGCTGCGTTCTCCGGTCCATCCCGGGGTTTGGGCATCGAACTGTATCGCGGTGCCAGTGCGTATTTCACACACATCAATCAGCAGGGAGGCATATCGGGACGCAAAATAGTTCTCAAAACCTATGACGACGGCTACCAGCCCGACCCCTCCGTCAAAAACACCTTGCAATTGATGTTGGAAGACGAAGTGTTTTTGCTCTTCGGTTATGTCGGAACCCCCACCGTAACCCGCGTGCTCCCCATGCTCAAAAAATTCCAGGACAAAAACATCTTCTTATTCTTTCCATTCACCGGTGCGCAACCCCAGCGAGAACCGCCTTATGGCGACTTCGCCTTTAATCTGCGCGCCTCCTACCGCCAGGAAACCGCTGGTCTCGTGGATAATTTTATCCGCATCAACCGAAAACGCATTGCCGTATTCTATCAAGCCGATGCTTATGGTCGCAGTGGATGGGCAGGCGTAAGAAGTGCCTTGAAGAGGCACGGAGAACAAATAGTGGGCGAAGCCACGTACCGCCGCGGAGAAAAATTCACCGGCAGCATGCGAAAACAGGTCGAAATACTGAAAGCATCAGACCCGGAAGCGGTGATCTGCATTGGAGCCTATGCGGCTTGTGCGGCCTTTGCGCGCGACGCCGTTAACCTCGGCCTACGAGTTCCAATTGCCAACCTGTCCTTTGTCGGAAGTGAAAACCTCTTAAAACTCCTCACCGAAGGACAGGACAACAGCGACTCATACACGCAACTGCTCGTAAACTCTCAGGTGGTACCCAGCTACGAAGAAACATCCACACCAGCCGTCCAGGAGTACCG belongs to Gemmatimonadota bacterium and includes:
- a CDS encoding phytanoyl-CoA dioxygenase family protein, whose translation is MTEDEKYLFDLNGYLVVENVLTEDELALANEAVDRHLEKGRIRPREQRLDGDSPALEGTHGRGELGSLIHWDEPWCNPFRDMLAHPLIVPYLNEILGKGFRIDHQMFLLWMDKGAEGHRFHGSSGPGFDPNQYYIFRDGKMHNGLTVVSIQLTDVNPGDGGLSLIPGSHKSNYPCPQEMRLYQKYQEHIRQITCKAGDAIIFTEAVTHGTLPWTADHPRRSTLTRYTAGNMAYVRAYDIPEWANERQRAVMEPPYHTRLNRPTLEE
- a CDS encoding ABC transporter substrate-binding protein → MTRTSSGVTDTEIILGVSAAFSGPSRGLGIELYRGASAYFTHINQQGGISGRKIVLKTYDDGYQPDPSVKNTLQLMLEDEVFLLFGYVGTPTVTRVLPMLKKFQDKNIFLFFPFTGAQPQREPPYGDFAFNLRASYRQETAGLVDNFIRINRKRIAVFYQADAYGRSGWAGVRSALKRHGEQIVGEATYRRGEKFTGSMRKQVEILKASDPEAVICIGAYAACAAFARDAVNLGLRVPIANLSFVGSENLLKLLTEGQDNSDSYTQLLVNSQVVPSYEETSTPAVQEYREMMQQYAPQPPEELVKEDYTPFAQSFVSLEGFLNAKLMVEILRRLSDNPQRSQLEDAVFSIQDFDLGIGEQVSFGPDRRQGLQRVYYTVVENDRFVTLDNWEDRFGTK